The following DNA comes from Candidatus Epulonipiscium sp..
AAAAACTAGCTAGGAGAATAAGGGTAGAAACCATAGAAAAAACAACATCTAAGACTTCGATATCAGAAAAGGGAAAAGCAATCCCCAAAAAGCCAAAGGCAGTTTCTAGGGATATAAAAAATGGAATAGTTTTGTGGAATGATATAAAGCTAGGGTTTGACCAAATAATAAATGGCCTTCTTATTGATACAAAGGCGGGCTATTTAGAAGATGATATTTACTATATTGTATTTAAGGATTCTTTTATAAAAGAGGCAGCAGAAAAAAAGCATAAAAACGAAATAAAGAAAAAGATAGAAGAAACTCTACAAAAAGAAATTAACATTAAATTTATTTCTGTTGCCGAATATGAAAAAAAATACAAAGAAATATATGGAGAAAGCCCAGAACTCTCTGAGGAAACCGGAGAAATAGAGGAAATCATAGAATTTCTAAAAGATCAAGAAGTTCCCCTAGAAATAAAATAAAACATAAATCCCTAGCCCATAATATATTTATTTTTTTATCTACTCATGATAATATATGGAATATAAGAAAGATCTAATTCTTTAACCAATAATAAGGAGGATAACAATGGCAAGGAAAAATTTTGGCGGTGGAATGATGCCGGGAAATATGAATAACTTACTAAAACAGGCACAAAAAATGCAAAAAGAAATGGAAAAGATGCAGCAGGAGATGGAAGAAAAAAAAGTAACAGCTACAGCGGGAGGAGGAGCCGTAGAGGTAGTCTTTACTGGTAAAAGAGAACTCGAAGCCATTACCATAGACCCAGAGGTTATAGATCCCGACGATGTTGAAATGCTCCAAGACCTAATCATCGCAGCAGTTAATGAAGGCCTTCGTCAAGTAGAGGAACTTACTAATAAGCAAATGGGAAAAATTACAGGGGGAATGAATTTACCAGGGGGGCTTTTCTAAATGAGCCATTATGGAGATCCTATGGCTAAACTTATAGAAGCCTTATCAAACCTTCCGGGAGTAGGAGTTAAGACGGCCCAAAGGCTTGCTTTTCATATCATTCATATGCCCGATGAAAACGTAGAAAATCTATCTAGTGCAATCATACAAGCTAAGAAAAATATAAAGTACTGTAGTATTTGTTGTACCTTAACGGATAAAGAAAAGTGTGCCATATGCTTAGATGCCAACAGAGACGAAAAAACCATCATGGTAGTAGAAGACCCAAGAGACTTGGCAGCCTATGAAAGAACAAGAGAATATAAAGGGCTATATCATGTACTCCACGGGGCAATATCTCCAATGTTAGGCATTGGACCTAAGGATATAAAGATAAAAGAACTCTTAGAAAGAATACAAAAAGAAACTATAGAAGAAGTCATCCTTGCAACTAATCCTAATATAGAAGGAGAAGCAACATCTATGTATATTAGTAAACTTCTAAAACCCCTAGGAATAAAGGTAACAAGGATTGCCAATGGTGTTCCAGTGGGTGGAGATTTAGAGTATGTTGATGAAGTGACATTATCTAGAGCATTAGAAGGGCGGAGGGAATTATAGGTATTTATTTTTAGTTGTGTTCTCAAATGGACTTCTTTCAAAAGCCATGGCTTTATGAGGTGAAAAATACTCATAGGGCCATGCTTTTTATTATTATGTAGCAAGTAGGACTTAACCCATTTATAAAGTTGCTAGATGTTCTTTTATTACTAAATGTTTTTATAAAATTAGTCGAAATCTATAGTAGTATAAAATAGGAGAGGATATTATGGTTCGACAGATACAAGATGTGCATTTAATAATAAATCAAAACCAAATGGATTTAGACTCTTCTATGCCCCATGACTGGAAACCGGGTGAGCTTTTAGAAGGGGAAGTTATTTATAGTGAAGAAAATCATGCAATTATTGAGATAGAAAAAATGCAAATAGAAGTTAAAACTAATGAAAAGTTAGAGGATATAGGAAGTAGTATCAAGCTTGAAGTTCAAAGTATTTCTAAGGGTGAAATCCGATTAGAAGTAGTAAAAGAAAAACAAGTTAGGCCTATAAAACAATATGATAGGATACATTCTTTTTTGAGAAAAGAATCCATCCCTATATCCAAACAGAATATTGAAATTGCACAAAAGATAGCAGATGGTGGTATTCATTTAGAAAAAAAGATATTTGAGAATGTGATTGAAACAAAAAAGCAAATAGAAAAAATAATTAACACCATGGCGAAACAAGAAGCAAGAGAACTTTTAGAAAGCCCCTTTGATGTAGAAAAGATATCCTTAGATATTATTACCAGGTTTCTTTCTGATAATACAAGTGTCAAAGAAGATATTCCTAAAGAAGAGATAGAAAACAAGTTAAAAAAATTTGTTAAAAAAGAAAAAGAAACCATAGAACAGGCAATTAAGGCCTTACTCGAAAATGATCTTCCCCTTACAAGAAAAAATATTGATTCCCTCATCTTTGTGCAAGAAAAGATAAAGACAGTAAAGGATATGGAAGATAGGGCTATTTCTTGGGTAATTAAAAAAGACTTACCCAGCACCCTTAATAACTTGTATGCTTCTGTTTTTTCTAGTGGGAAAGAAGATATACGCAAAAAATCAACTACCCCCTATGAAGATGTAGGAGTAGTAGGTGCTGAAGAACACGAATTTTCTGAGGAAGAAATAAAGGCTCTTTTAATAAATCAAAAGATACCTACAGAAGATGAAAATATTAATGGAGCTAAGTTTCTTATAAAGCATAATATCGAGGTTAATAAGGGAAATGTAGAAAGGCTTTTAGTTTTGAAGAAAGAACTAGAAATTTTAGATAAAGAAAAGGTATTAGATAAATCGACCAAGCTTTTAAAAGGGGAAAAAAACCCAGGGAATGTAGAGCTATTAGAAGTTTCTCCTAAAGAAGAGGAGCCTTTAACCAAAAGAGAGGTTAAGGAACTTGTTAAGGATATAAACAATATAGATGAAGATGCAATAAAAAGAATACTAAGAAAAAATATCCCAATTAACCTTAAAAATCTTAGGAAAGAACAAAGCATTATTGACAACGAGCCGATTATAGAAGGAAAAATCAATGAAGATATTATTATAGAAAAGGATATAAATTTTATCACTGCTAAGAGACAATTAGAAGAAGTACGCCTAAAAATGACATTAGAAGCGGCTGCAAAATTAAATCAAAAGATGAATATTGATACGGCTCCCCTTAAAGAAATAGTAAAAGAATTAAAAGTCTTAGAAGAAGAACATTATAAAGATGCCTTAATAAAGGCGGGAGCTGAGGCCTCTAAAGAAAACATTAAGCAGCTAGATGAACTCTATAAAAAACTTGAAGTGGTTAATAATTTGGATGATGAAGTTTTGCCCAAGGTTATCAAAAAAGAAGTTGAATTTATTATTGATGATTTATATAATGAACAATTAATAAAAGAAGCAGCAGAAGGTTTTAAAGCAGAGGTTGCCTTTTCAAGATATGAGGAAATGGAAACAAAACCTGATAAGAGATTTAAAGATACTATAAAGGATTTTAAAGAACAGGTTAAACCCCTACTTATAGAACAAGATATAGAACCTACTAAGGAGAATATAAGATGTGCAAGAATCTTAGTCCAAAATGAAATAGAGGTGACTAAGGGAAATATTACACATCTTAAATGGCTCGATAAAAAGGTAACTTATGTAACCAAAAATCTCCATCCAGTTATAGGAGCAGAAATGATAAAAGAAGGCTTCCGTCCAGATAAAATACTCGTAGATAAAGTTATAGATTATATTAAAGGTTTTGACTATATATTAGGGAGAGACTCTAAGGATAACCTTTACGAATTTATACTGCAGATGGATGAGGAGAAGACTTTAAGTAGTGAACAAAGAGAAGGCATGATAGGAATTTATCGTATGCTTCATACAATCAGTAAAAGCAATGGAAAAGTTATAGGCTTATTGATGAAGAATGATATGAAGTTTACTTTAAATAATCTTATGGAAGGGGCAAAGTACTTAGAAAGAAATAGTTCAACTAAGCAGGATATGAATGTGCTAATAGACGATAACTTTGGATTAATTGATAGGATAAGCTTCCATGAGAAAAGTATAAGAACACAGCTAGAAAAAGCTTTTGGAGATAGAGATTATAAAAATAAAGATTTTCCTAAAATGCATCTAGAATATCTCGAAGAAATTTTAGAAGATTTTACTAAAATGGCCACACCTACTAGGCTTAAGGAATGGATTAAAGACCCTGATTTCATGAGAATGGATTTAGAAGAAGTCTATATAGAGCATATAAAAGAAGGAGTTAAACAAAGCCCTAATATAGAGTCTGATATTCCAGTTAAAGATGAAGAGGCAAAAGAATTTTTAGATACCTTGCAAAACCTCAAAAAAATAAAACAAGATACTTTAATTTTTATGGTAAAAAATCAAATTCCTATAAATATAAAAAACTTACAGGTGGTATCTTCTATGATGGAAAACCCCTTCGAATTTGGAAAAAGCCTGGAAGAACTTAATCACATATTAAAGAACACAAATAAAAAAGGGGATATTAAAAAGGTAGTAAGGGATGGGATAGAGGGTTTAAAGAGGGAAAAAACAGTAGACGAAGTCTTAGATAAGGTTAAAGAAAAAATAGAAGAAGCAAAACAAGAGTTATTGGACTCATCCTTAAACCATAGGCAAAATAGCTTTAAAACTATAAAGGATATTGAGAAAATAATGGATATCCAAAAACAAATCCAAAAACAAGAGGATTTATATCAAATACCTATGGTATTAAATGGTAAGATTACTAATATGAATGTTTATCTTCTAAAAGACAGAGAAAAAGGCAATGCCTACAAAGATAATGAAACAAGTGCCTTTGTATCCATAAAAACAGAAAATATAGGGATTGTACAAATGTATGTTCATATAAATGATAAAAATATAGATTTTAAAATAAGTGGAGAAACAAAAGAAATAACCCAGTATCTAAAAGGCTATGAAAAGGACATTAAATCTTTGATAGAAAAT
Coding sequences within:
- a CDS encoding YbaB/EbfC family nucleoid-associated protein, producing MARKNFGGGMMPGNMNNLLKQAQKMQKEMEKMQQEMEEKKVTATAGGGAVEVVFTGKRELEAITIDPEVIDPDDVEMLQDLIIAAVNEGLRQVEELTNKQMGKITGGMNLPGGLF
- the recR gene encoding recombination protein RecR, which codes for MSHYGDPMAKLIEALSNLPGVGVKTAQRLAFHIIHMPDENVENLSSAIIQAKKNIKYCSICCTLTDKEKCAICLDANRDEKTIMVVEDPRDLAAYERTREYKGLYHVLHGAISPMLGIGPKDIKIKELLERIQKETIEEVILATNPNIEGEATSMYISKLLKPLGIKVTRIANGVPVGGDLEYVDEVTLSRALEGRREL